A genome region from Ligilactobacillus cholophilus includes the following:
- a CDS encoding tape measure protein, with the protein MASNKVAGTLSTKIKMDTTEAQKSIKELNNDISSTVSILKQQEQELKNSGDATGALETKITRLKETQNGYYEKLKLLKQAQNDVKDRLGESSTEYQKYQTQINNTITVISRYDNQINKAEKSLEYYDSGLAKLRQSYSEQQRVSQSLVEKLKAEGNTYQAQQEELKQSKNALSNLQEQYQVQEKELTNIKSKLSSVSSEYSQARTKLNELAQSQGKSSSAYKEQQGVLQKLKNSMDNVNSELNTQTIRLNKTATEMANTKSKANSLHEELSKKHPNFLSKVREHLTTADDKTNKLSLSTTKLFAANMLSNGLTSALSALGTKLSDLISQGNEYLDYEQKMNATWLTLTGNATEGDKMVKTINDMATASQNSTQMVDGLAKQFYAVTQNRDKTMELSKSVLTLQDAFGATDDAVQNFAVQYSQMVANGKASAQDFLSFTNVFPQLKQQLLEYEKSINHNAKMTTKDLNEMISDGKVSAEDMNKVLIDMADKYKDATDNFTNTIPGLKRTIDATMPKLVAAIEQPFYNMKNPILGSLSKAITDPAITQEVGKLGKTLSNALNDVMTAFGGDGKKFDGVKVLKDILEKLQGAVKTFASTVVTHKKNIKDFLSVISTASVASWKVFAETLQILLPVIKNVANAAAEHPKIFAALTTAIVASTTAVKLFRTPLSLIVGTFGTVSSAIKKTKDHTDTFKTAFSKVKGIISPVTNVLKNIASVLGNKLVQGLTKAVSFAGKFLGIFKTIGAFMLTNPLGLLITALSAVVVGLVELYKHSATFRKFCHELAEKFGELGKSISKMAGKIVNWIKDMVKGIQEKFDSFKKACGKVGEKFGEFRDDLKKKANNIKEKVSEKWNDLKDATKDKFNNIKDTAKDKFSTMKDKLTEASNNIKDKVKDKFEDMKERVKDNVKNLKESNVTVFGLMYSELKNKTSKGLGKIKEKWSDMWSSLKEGAQKSTKSVGNAVVNIVNNVIKAINSMIKKVQEGINWVLEKFGADKVHFGTIAEVKKFASGGTVGNGGTMALVNDAHGSNYREMFATPDGKLGMFPKERNFMTWLPEGTQILNGEKSKALADMMGVPQFKNGTKDQNIFEKMFDKAWDLAKNVANIIAHPIKFLENTFSKYINISGKGFVGDIIKSAPSYFAKQGSKWVKKLAEDWKKKRESSSSNGSGAVELKNGAELTEIIKKALESNGLPTTDAYINAWLRQVATESSGNAKAVQGNIGDVNNASGDLAKGLLQVIGATFNAYKFAGHDDIFNAYDNALAAINYAKHRYGAEGMLQVIGHGHGYANGGFISQEQLAMVGEGNKPEVVIPLSSEKQGRALSLLTQTVNKLNRNAGNNTVITTDNGSMEAKLDTMIGLLSQLITTNSNGFAKQNNGINTQGLYQQMYKDQTINNYQAF; encoded by the coding sequence ATGGCAAGTAATAAAGTTGCTGGTACTCTTAGTACTAAAATTAAGATGGATACAACAGAAGCTCAAAAATCTATAAAAGAGCTTAATAATGATATATCTAGTACTGTTTCTATTCTTAAACAACAAGAACAAGAATTAAAAAATAGTGGAGATGCTACGGGTGCGTTAGAAACTAAAATAACGCGATTAAAAGAAACCCAAAACGGTTACTATGAAAAATTAAAATTATTAAAACAAGCACAAAATGACGTTAAGGACAGATTAGGCGAGTCCTCTACTGAATATCAAAAATACCAAACACAAATAAATAATACTATTACTGTAATTAGTAGATATGATAATCAGATTAATAAGGCAGAAAAAAGCCTTGAGTATTACGATAGTGGGTTAGCAAAATTAAGACAATCCTATTCAGAACAGCAAAGAGTTTCACAATCTTTAGTAGAGAAACTTAAGGCAGAAGGTAATACTTACCAAGCACAACAAGAAGAGCTTAAGCAAAGTAAAAATGCTTTATCTAACTTGCAAGAACAATACCAAGTCCAAGAAAAAGAACTAACTAACATTAAGAGTAAATTAAGTAGTGTATCTAGTGAGTACTCACAAGCTAGAACTAAACTTAATGAGTTAGCTCAATCACAGGGCAAGAGCTCAAGTGCTTATAAGGAGCAACAAGGCGTATTACAAAAGCTCAAGAACTCAATGGATAATGTTAATAGTGAGCTTAATACGCAAACTATCCGCTTAAATAAGACTGCTACTGAAATGGCTAACACCAAGTCAAAAGCAAATAGTTTACATGAAGAGTTAAGCAAGAAACACCCTAATTTCTTATCTAAAGTAAGGGAACATTTAACGACAGCAGACGACAAAACAAATAAACTTAGTTTAAGCACAACTAAATTATTTGCTGCTAACATGCTTTCTAATGGTCTTACAAGTGCATTAAGTGCATTAGGTACTAAATTAAGTGATTTAATATCTCAAGGTAATGAGTATCTAGACTATGAGCAAAAAATGAATGCTACATGGCTCACTCTTACGGGAAATGCAACCGAAGGGGATAAAATGGTTAAGACCATTAATGATATGGCAACAGCTAGTCAAAACAGTACACAAATGGTAGACGGTTTAGCAAAACAATTCTATGCAGTTACTCAAAATAGAGATAAAACTATGGAATTGTCCAAGTCTGTACTTACGTTACAGGATGCTTTTGGTGCTACTGATGATGCTGTACAAAACTTTGCAGTACAATATTCTCAAATGGTCGCTAATGGTAAGGCAAGTGCTCAAGACTTTCTTAGCTTTACAAACGTATTCCCTCAACTAAAACAACAGTTATTGGAATACGAAAAGAGCATTAATCATAATGCTAAAATGACGACTAAAGACCTTAATGAGATGATTAGCGATGGTAAGGTTAGTGCCGAAGATATGAATAAGGTACTTATCGATATGGCAGATAAGTACAAGGATGCTACTGATAACTTTACCAATACAATACCGGGTCTTAAGCGTACCATTGACGCCACTATGCCAAAACTTGTAGCAGCGATTGAGCAACCATTCTACAACATGAAAAACCCTATTTTGGGAAGTTTGAGTAAGGCTATTACAGATCCCGCTATTACACAAGAAGTGGGCAAATTAGGTAAGACTTTAAGTAATGCTCTCAATGATGTAATGACTGCTTTTGGTGGAGACGGCAAGAAGTTTGATGGTGTAAAAGTTCTAAAAGACATCTTAGAGAAACTACAAGGAGCCGTTAAGACTTTTGCAAGTACTGTAGTTACACACAAGAAGAATATTAAAGACTTTTTAAGTGTAATTAGTACTGCTAGTGTTGCAAGTTGGAAAGTATTTGCTGAAACATTACAAATCTTATTACCAGTAATTAAGAACGTAGCAAATGCAGCAGCAGAACATCCTAAAATTTTTGCAGCGCTTACAACTGCCATTGTTGCAAGTACAACAGCAGTAAAACTCTTTAGAACTCCCTTAAGTTTAATAGTTGGTACATTTGGTACTGTTTCTAGTGCAATTAAGAAAACTAAAGACCATACAGACACCTTTAAAACTGCATTTTCTAAAGTTAAAGGTATCATCTCTCCAGTTACCAACGTATTAAAGAATATTGCTAGTGTATTAGGCAATAAACTTGTACAGGGACTCACTAAAGCCGTATCTTTTGCAGGTAAATTCTTAGGTATCTTTAAGACAATCGGTGCCTTTATGCTCACTAATCCTCTTGGGTTATTAATAACCGCCCTTTCCGCAGTTGTAGTTGGTTTAGTTGAATTATACAAGCATTCCGCAACATTCCGCAAGTTCTGCCACGAATTAGCAGAGAAGTTTGGGGAACTTGGTAAGTCTATAAGTAAGATGGCTGGTAAAATTGTCAACTGGATTAAGGACATGGTTAAAGGTATCCAAGAAAAATTTGACAGTTTTAAAAAGGCTTGTGGAAAAGTTGGAGAGAAGTTTGGAGAGTTCCGAGACGACCTCAAGAAAAAAGCAAACAATATCAAAGAGAAAGTATCTGAAAAATGGAATGATTTAAAAGATGCTACTAAGGACAAGTTTAATAACATTAAAGATACCGCTAAAGATAAATTTAGTACCATGAAGGACAAACTTACCGAAGCCTCAAATAATATTAAAGATAAGGTAAAAGATAAGTTCGAGGATATGAAGGAACGTGTAAAGGATAACGTAAAAAATCTTAAAGAAAGTAATGTAACTGTTTTCGGACTTATGTACAGTGAACTAAAGAACAAGACCTCAAAAGGACTAGGTAAGATTAAAGAAAAATGGTCTGATATGTGGAGTAGTCTAAAAGAAGGCGCTCAAAAATCAACTAAAAGCGTTGGTAATGCAGTGGTTAATATTGTAAACAATGTTATTAAGGCTATAAATAGTATGATTAAAAAAGTCCAAGAAGGTATTAATTGGGTACTTGAGAAATTTGGCGCTGATAAGGTTCACTTTGGAACTATTGCAGAAGTTAAAAAGTTTGCTAGTGGGGGTACTGTTGGTAATGGTGGTACAATGGCTCTGGTTAATGATGCGCACGGTTCAAACTATCGAGAAATGTTTGCAACTCCAGATGGCAAGTTAGGAATGTTCCCTAAAGAACGTAATTTTATGACTTGGTTACCAGAAGGTACTCAAATATTGAACGGTGAAAAGTCTAAAGCCTTAGCTGATATGATGGGAGTACCTCAATTTAAGAATGGTACAAAAGATCAGAACATTTTTGAAAAGATGTTTGACAAGGCTTGGGATTTAGCTAAAAATGTTGCTAACATTATTGCGCACCCCATTAAGTTTTTAGAAAATACTTTCAGTAAATACATAAATATTAGTGGAAAAGGCTTTGTAGGGGACATTATTAAGAGTGCTCCTAGTTACTTTGCCAAACAAGGTAGCAAATGGGTTAAGAAACTTGCTGAAGATTGGAAAAAGAAAAGAGAAAGTAGCAGTAGTAATGGTAGTGGTGCTGTAGAGCTTAAGAATGGTGCAGAATTAACTGAAATCATCAAGAAAGCTCTTGAAAGTAATGGACTACCAACAACAGACGCTTATATAAATGCTTGGTTACGTCAAGTAGCTACTGAATCAAGTGGAAACGCTAAAGCCGTACAAGGAAACATCGGAGACGTTAATAATGCTTCTGGAGACCTTGCTAAAGGGTTATTACAGGTTATTGGTGCTACATTTAACGCTTACAAGTTTGCAGGACATGATGACATCTTTAATGCTTATGATAATGCTTTAGCTGCTATCAATTATGCAAAACACCGTTATGGAGCTGAAGGAATGCTTCAAGTTATCGGACATGGACATGGATATGCAAATGGTGGTTTTATATCTCAAGAACAACTAGCAATGGTAGGAGAAGGCAATAAACCAGAAGTTGTAATTCCTTTATCCAGTGAGAAGCAAGGAAGGGCTCTAAGTTTACTTACACAAACTGTAAATAAACTTAATCGGAATGCAGGTAATAATACAGTTATAACTACTGATAATGGTAGTATGGAAGCTAAACTTGATACTATGATTGGTCTATTAAGTCAATTAATAACAACAAATAGTAATGGTTTTGCTAAACAGAACAACGGTATTAATACACAAGGTTTATACCAACAAATGTATAAAGATCAAACTATTAATAATTACCAAGCATTCTAA